One Phocaeicola dorei genomic region harbors:
- a CDS encoding two-component regulator propeller domain-containing protein → MHNVMKNILRFIFILFLIFLSLPIFSRSYAFRGLSVTEGLSDLVVNAIYKDSLGYVWLGTGNSLECFDGIHFKHYLIPGSDEKLKRVNAIAEMPGNELWMGNGSGLWRVSKQKNSLEPIARETIGYAVRSLLHDGKGILYIGTERGLFIYKGGSLNQIMIDPNMLSAANSIGGLNLGEDGILWMATENGLYSLQLSDGKIEAYHNVVEEKHVCSFKNIARIGSMLYLGTMGQGIISFDTQTKEFARFVDVGCNVISSLSGDGKSLLYVGTDGNGVHFVSTDKKKVVRSMRHETGKDETLRSNSVYSVLVDKEGLIWVGFYQLGLDYTLYQSGLFSTYTYAPFFDSGDMPVRALAIEGKEKLIGSRDGLFYIDEENHRYKSFKVPQLRSNMIFSCLYYQNEYYIGTYGGGMYVFNPVTLTLRDFAPDGGMPFSKGHIFCIKQDNESNLWIGTSLGIFCYKNGRQIAHYTSANSKLPEGNVYEIYFDSTHKGWICTENGMCIWDPSVRTLKTDVFPEGFIHKEKVRVIYEDSDHDLYFFPDKGSLFISDLSMTTFRRLQPGTPLDGNDGMFVVEDREKWLWLGTNNGLFRYDKKDCFIPYNFVDGIPSSIFTLCPPVRDENGIWFGNSKGLLYLDAVRMNQKKSIPYPVAITEVCVNGKSVVQSVVRDGGKSEISLESSQKNVTFYFSDFSYTAPAFMSYEYQLEGEDAGWIAVTGRSDMTYYDLPSGTYTFKVRRTGNPESETQMTVKIASSISIWSIVFIVIAVVTGGIAVLLSKKKEGEDEREEPMPGPAKVIEKEIQSVKETNVVAEEKYKTNKISVEECKRLADKLEIVMHKEKPYTNPNLKIADLAASIGTSSHTLSYLFNQYLNRNYYDYINDYRIAEFKRLVEKDEYAKYTLSALAELCGFSSRASFFRYFKKATNITPNEYIRSIGKNNE, encoded by the coding sequence ATGCACAATGTAATGAAAAACATTTTAAGATTTATATTTATATTGTTTCTTATATTCTTGTCTTTACCCATTTTCTCTCGTTCCTACGCTTTTCGTGGCTTGTCTGTAACTGAGGGTTTGTCAGATTTAGTGGTAAACGCCATTTATAAAGATTCTTTAGGTTATGTTTGGTTGGGGACCGGCAATTCGTTGGAATGTTTTGATGGAATTCATTTCAAGCATTATCTTATTCCGGGTTCAGATGAAAAATTGAAACGGGTAAATGCCATTGCTGAGATGCCTGGCAATGAATTGTGGATGGGGAATGGCAGTGGATTATGGCGTGTTAGCAAGCAGAAAAATAGTTTGGAGCCCATTGCCCGTGAAACGATAGGATATGCTGTGCGCTCTCTTTTACATGACGGGAAAGGAATACTTTATATCGGAACAGAAAGAGGACTTTTCATTTATAAAGGAGGGAGCCTGAACCAAATTATGATAGATCCTAATATGTTGTCGGCGGCGAATTCGATTGGTGGTTTGAATTTGGGGGAAGATGGAATACTTTGGATGGCTACGGAGAATGGTCTTTATTCCTTACAACTCTCAGATGGAAAAATAGAGGCTTATCATAATGTGGTGGAAGAGAAACATGTTTGTTCCTTTAAGAATATAGCCCGGATAGGGAGTATGCTTTATTTGGGAACGATGGGACAGGGAATCATCAGTTTTGATACACAAACTAAAGAATTTGCCCGTTTTGTTGATGTAGGTTGTAATGTCATTTCTTCTTTGTCCGGTGATGGCAAAAGCCTTTTGTATGTAGGGACGGATGGTAACGGAGTTCATTTTGTATCAACGGATAAAAAGAAAGTTGTTCGTTCCATGCGTCATGAAACAGGGAAGGATGAGACTTTGCGTTCTAATTCCGTTTATTCTGTTTTGGTTGATAAGGAAGGATTGATATGGGTAGGATTCTATCAGCTGGGATTGGATTACACATTATATCAGAGCGGGTTGTTCTCCACTTATACGTATGCTCCTTTTTTTGATTCCGGAGATATGCCGGTACGTGCACTTGCCATCGAGGGGAAGGAAAAGCTGATCGGATCTCGTGACGGACTTTTTTATATTGACGAAGAAAATCATCGTTATAAAAGTTTCAAGGTTCCACAGTTACGCTCAAATATGATTTTCAGTTGTCTGTATTATCAGAATGAGTATTATATAGGTACATACGGTGGGGGAATGTATGTTTTCAATCCTGTAACTTTGACACTCAGAGATTTTGCCCCCGATGGAGGAATGCCTTTCAGTAAAGGACATATTTTCTGTATCAAGCAGGATAATGAAAGTAATTTGTGGATAGGGACATCTTTAGGAATATTCTGCTATAAAAATGGCAGACAGATAGCTCATTATACCAGTGCCAACTCTAAGTTGCCGGAAGGGAATGTATATGAAATTTATTTTGATTCCACCCATAAAGGATGGATATGTACGGAGAATGGAATGTGTATTTGGGACCCTTCCGTCCGGACATTAAAAACCGATGTGTTTCCTGAAGGATTTATTCATAAGGAAAAAGTAAGAGTGATCTACGAAGATTCCGACCATGATCTTTATTTTTTTCCGGACAAAGGCTCGCTTTTTATCTCTGATTTATCAATGACTACTTTCAGACGTTTGCAGCCGGGGACTCCTCTGGATGGGAATGATGGTATGTTTGTTGTGGAGGATCGTGAAAAGTGGTTATGGCTGGGAACTAACAATGGTTTGTTCCGGTATGATAAGAAAGACTGTTTTATTCCTTATAATTTTGTCGATGGCATTCCCAGTTCCATATTTACTCTTTGTCCGCCGGTGCGTGATGAGAATGGCATTTGGTTTGGAAACTCCAAAGGGCTCTTATATTTGGATGCAGTGCGGATGAATCAGAAGAAATCCATTCCCTATCCGGTTGCCATAACAGAGGTATGTGTAAATGGAAAATCTGTAGTGCAATCTGTTGTGAGAGATGGCGGCAAGAGTGAAATTTCATTGGAGTCTTCTCAAAAGAATGTTACCTTTTACTTTTCCGATTTCAGTTATACGGCACCTGCCTTTATGTCATATGAATATCAGTTGGAGGGTGAGGATGCCGGATGGATAGCTGTGACAGGTCGTTCGGATATGACTTATTATGATTTGCCGTCCGGTACCTATACTTTTAAAGTAAGGCGGACGGGGAATCCAGAGTCGGAAACTCAGATGACGGTTAAAATCGCTTCTTCTATCAGTATATGGAGCATAGTGTTTATCGTGATAGCAGTGGTGACCGGAGGTATTGCTGTTCTTTTGTCAAAGAAGAAAGAGGGAGAGGACGAAAGGGAAGAACCAATGCCTGGTCCTGCTAAGGTTATAGAAAAGGAAATACAATCGGTTAAGGAAACCAATGTTGTAGCGGAAGAAAAGTATAAGACAAATAAGATAAGTGTGGAAGAATGTAAACGGTTGGCGGATAAATTGGAGATTGTTATGCATAAAGAAAAGCCTTATACCAATCCTAATTTGAAGATTGCCGATTTGGCCGCCTCTATCGGAACCTCATCTCATACTTTGTCCTATTTGTTTAATCAGTATTTAAACCGTAATTATTATGATTATATTAATGATTATCGTATAGCTGAATTCAAGCGCTTGGTGGAGAAAGATGAATATGCTAAATACACTTTGAGTGCTTTGGCAGAGTTGTGCGGATTCAGTTCACGGGCTTCTTTCTTCCGATATTTCAAAAAAGCGACAAATATCACTCCCAATGAGTACATCCGAAGTATTGGGAAAAACAATGAATAA